TGCTTGACAATAAAATGTAGCCCTTTACCTTACTGTGCATTATTTGCTCCTAGAAATTAAAGATACCAACAATCAAATTTGTTGCGATATTGGCAGGATAAAATTCAAGTATATCGAAACCATTTTAATGTCATTACTAATATGTATAAAATATTGTCCTCGACAATTCTAATGATACAAATCGAGCAGCCACATCGGTGAATGCTCGGCGGATTATACTGTGATTAAATTCATCGCGCAAGGAGAACAAAAAATCATGGGCATGTCCTTAAAAATATCGGAGCGTCGCTTTACCTTATAACTAATTCCAACCCTCGAATTATATTAAAAGGAAAATTATCCATAAATAGATGTACTCTTATCGTTACATGAATCCGTGAAGATGGAAATTATTCCTATAACTATCCTGGTTAATAACTGCGGGTAAGCAGCCCACTGATTTAAGTAAAACCGTATCGGGGAATTTGTTAAATCTCACCAATGAGTTAATGTAGAGGAAATCTACGGGGAGGTCACACGAATAAATACAGGGATGGGCACCTGTTCATTTACCACGGTTGAGTCCAACATTGGATCGAGTGCTAAAGTTATGCGAATGGCATTGTTTCTGATTCCATCTTCGTCACCTAGCATCCCATCCTCGATCAATGCAGGTTCTCCAAGATAATCGGTCACTTCGATTTTAGCCGCTGGAGAAATGATCAACGGAACATTGTTGCCCCATGCAATGATTTTCTCGCTGTTACAAGAATTCCGAAATACATATGCCTCGCCACCTGATATGGATAGTGCTCGTGCATACTGAAAATTCGTCAGCTGTGCAATCAAAGTTTTATAGGTTAAGAATCCAGGCTTGGGAGAAAAATCCGGATAAAGCAGGCTTTGATCAAAGCCATCATTGTTATCGGCCAGGGCGTACCAGGTGATATTTTTTATGCCAGCTGACAGGCCACGGGTATAGCCCTTTATAACGTAATACGCCTGGTTTCTAAGCGAGCCTTGATCGCCTGGAACTCCGTGGGCCGAGAGCTCAGTTAGCCACATGGGTTTTTGCACGCCATAACAGGTGCTCATGCGGTTGTTATAATAATTTTTCTTGGCGATCAGATCAATCCCACCAGCAGGGAATGGCAAACCTTCCGTGTCTTCTGGATTTGGTGAACAGGTTGGCTGTTGTGGTCCATTCCAGCGTTCCCATTCACCATAATAATCAGGAAAATAATGAAAATTAAAAGCATCAAAGAAGTTCGTTTTCCCACTATCATTAATCAGATCAAGTATAACTTTATCTGGGAAATTTCGGTAAAAAGGACCATCATACTCAGTAAACCAGTCATAAGCAATCCCGCTCATCAGGATTGTCGCATCAGGTTCGATGCTCTTAATCGTCTCGTAGCTTATTTGTAGGATATCTGAATAGAGATACGGATCATTCCCAAAACAACCAAAAGGTTCGGCGAGGGAAACCCAGGTATTATCTGCTTCATTGAAGATTTCCCAGGTTTTGATGTTGTAAGGAGCTTCACTGTACCTGTTAACCAGGTCGCTGATAAATTGTCGATAATCTTCCAGGTGGACAGGTGAAATAGCTGGGCAAATTTTACCGTCACCAGCCCAGCCAGGCGCAGCATTAATAACCGCAATCATTTTTACTCCCGCTTGGGAGATCTGACCCAGGCGGTTGTCATACCACTGCCACATGCTCGTGTTGTAATCAGGGGGTTGTCCGGGAATCGGAGCATCTGGTTCGATGTCGAACCATCTGATCACCACTCTTGTCCATCCCGCACCGCTGTCTTTTAAGGCAGATAGTAATGTGGGAAAGGACTGATTGTACCAGGTGAAATAATCCGTTTCCTCTTGCTTTTGAGCCATTATATTCGTTGCGGTAATTTGATGTAGAGCAGAGATGTTTATTGAGAATGGAGAATCAACAGGATCAGGAACACAAAATTTTTTCTGTAAACATGGCAGATAAAATTGTGTGCTTTCGGACGCAGTATTTATTTTATGTTCATTGGTGATTTGCGTTTGCTGGTTTGCAGATCCATCATGTGTAGTATCCCCCAAGATGACAATGAAGCCAAGAAACACGATCATTAAATTTATGATAAGTATTTTTTTTCGCATTCGATCTCCATTAAATTGCGAAATGACATTGTACCAAATAACCTAACGGAAATTACTTCTGATTTAGAAAATTGTCTACACAACTCACCAAAGTCCACGTAGAGTCATTTTATGGCACCAAGAAATATTTGAGGTAAAAACAAATCGAATAAGTATTGTTTGAGTCTGTTCGTTTCTTATGGAGTAAATACTTCGATTAATTGGGTCTTTACTCCGGACCGCCTCCAATTTTATCCACGATCTCATTTTGTTCGGCTGCCACTGCCGAAGCTGGCTTTAAAGCCAATAGATTGTCAAATAGGATGATTTTTCCAGTGCGTACGGTAGATTCCGCTAACAGATATAGCGCCGCTGACCAACCTTGCTGCTCGTACCCCATAGGTCGCCCACTGCTGCCATGCATCCACTCATTGAAACCCCAGCTACCTTGATTGCCCTGCTTTACACAGTTTGTGAGCGAATCCAAATGTTGTTCAGCATCGGACTGCCAGCCGCAACGAACCAGAGCAGCAACATGAAAACCACCAATCATCGGCCAGATACCGCCATTGTGATATTGGTGGGGAAGGTTTAGGTTTCGGCTACGATAATATTCTCGCCAATGCGGCTCCCCAGGATAGATTGGCGGATGAATAGCCTTGGTGGGGTACGGGTCAGCCATACCAACCTGAAGCATATAACGCAATATGTGATTGGAACGATTGCCATCAGCAATACCGGTTAGGATTGCCAGTAAGTTTGCCAGCCCATCGCACCAATCGCCATAATCACGAAATGCCACCCATGGCAGGTAGTATGGACGACTGGATATCGTGCCAATATTATGATAGAGCATGAACCATTCCAGGCGGATGGCTTTTAACTTTTCCAAATGCTCAGCGAAGTGTGAAGCCACCCAACAACGGTCTATCCACATAAGGAGATTGATCCGCTCATGAATACATTCCGCCGAGATACAATTCCCCTGGAAGAACCCATCCGACGATATCTGACGACTCATATCTTCGTAAGCCAGAGTGGCAGCGTAGTACAGCACATTATCGTAAAGTGTATTGTAGCGTACATCGAGCAGGTCCATCCAATTCCCAGCTTCGGGTATTTCAAGAAGTCCGCACTCATTCATATCCTGGTACTGGAGCCATAACAATGCCTGTTCAATACTGCTCCAGCTTTCTCGCAAAACTTTCTTGTCATGGGTGAAGCAAAAATCCATATAACGACCCAGGATGTACCATAGGTTGGTATCGCAAGCCCCCGCGTTTTCGGAGCTGACATAGCCTGTGTCTGGATTAACATTCAATGGTATGAGACCATGAGGTGATTGATAGGCGCTGAGCGTGTCAAGTGAATGGCGCCCGGCTGCAATCAGCTCCTCTTCCCCACTAGCGAGTGCTCCCAGGAATATTATCGCACTATCACGCCCCCATACTTGAGGGTATCCAATTGAATTTCCTGAAGCACGAAAACCGGATCGATCTGCGCATTTCAGGAGCACTTCTACTGCACGATTCCGTGCTTCTGCGATAAGTTTAGTATGCATTTTTAGTTTCCTTATCCCTTCACCGCCCCTCCGAGGAGCCCTTTGATGAAGTAACGCTGGAATACAATATACACCAGCACAATCGGGCCGGCGACAATGATCGAGCCGGCTGCCATTAACGGGATGTTGGAAGTATATCGCCCCTGGAAAAATGCTAAGCCTACAGGAAGCGTGCGTAAGCTCTCGTCCTGAACCATTACAAGTGCCAGGAGGAATTCATTCCATGTCCACATAAAAAACAATACCAGCAGGGTCAACACAGCAGGTTTGGCGATAGGAAACAACACCTTCCACAGGCTTTGCCAGCGTGAGCAACCATCCAGCGCAGAAGCGTCAATCAACTCCTGTGGTGCACTTCGGAAGAAGCTGGTCATCCATAAAGTGCCGAAACTGATGCTCTGCCCGATCTGGGGAAGGATTAGTGCCCAGTATGTATCCGTCAAGCCAAGCCTGTGCATTGCATGGTACAGTGGGATAACCACCGCTTCGAAAGGAACCATGAAACCAATCAGTAAGACGATATAGAGTAAACGCTGCAGTGGGAATCTCAGGAGCCCAAAAGCAAAACCAATCAAGATGGATAAGAAGACACTGACAGTCACAACGACCGTGGATACGATTACACTGCTGCGGAAATACATATTAAAGTGTCCGGCAGTCCATGCGTCCACAAAACTATCCAAACGAAACTGCGCAGGCAGACTGAAAGGCCCTTTAATGATCTCAGAGTCGGTTTTAAAAGCACTCAGGACAATCCCGATGATTGGAAGCAATATTATCAGGAGAAATATTGAAAGCAGCACATAATTCGGTATCAAACGCAATTGTCGCGGTTTTAGGATCATATTATGTCTCTGCTTTGGCTTGGAAGCGCGTGATACCGTAGGAGATCAGCAGAATGACACAGGTCATGATTGTGGCGACTGCTGCGGCATAGCCAATACGATTCTGCTGAAAAGCTGCCCGGTAAACTAAAAATGAGGTTACGAGTGTTGCATCACCAGGTCCACCGCGAGTGGTAACAAAAACGAGGTCGAACACCCTCAACGCTGCGATCACTGTGGTGATCAGGGCTACCCCCATTTCAGGACGCAGGCTGGGTATAGAAATATAAATCAATTGCTGGACTTCGTTTGCCCCATCCAGCTCGGCTGCCTCATAAAATTCTAATGGTATACGTTGCATGCCCGCCAGAAAAAGCACCATGCAAAAGCCATACTGCACCCAGCTTCCAATCAAACCTATTGCCGGTAATGCCCAAGTTGAATCTCCGAGCCAGGGGAGAGCCCATGCTTTCAATCCGATGGTTTTCAATAGAATATTTAATGGTCCAAATGCTGGATTAAAGATCCAGCGCCATACGACACCCACGACCACCATGCTCAATACTTGTGGCAGGAACAACCCCGCTCTGTAAAAAGCCATCCCTGGTAATGCCCTCCGCCCTAATAGGCTTGCCAGTACTAATCCAATAAAGATGGGGATGAAGCAGTAGAAAATGATAAAGATCAGGTTATGCACAAGGGCTGATAAAAATTGCCCACGCTGGAATATTTCGGCGTAATTCTGAAGTCCAATGAACAAGCGGTTAGAGCTGAAACCGTCCCACTCGAAAAAACTCAGCCGGAAAGTTTCGACGATCGGGTAAAGGATGAAAAGCACATAGATAACCAGCCCAGGAAATAAATAAAGCCAGCCCAGGAACTTTGATTCCCCCGGCCATGGATTACGATTGTTCATTCTGATATAAAATTCATGCCATCAGAAGTCAATTCTTCTGATGGCATGAATTCTGATGTGGTTACTGACCTGAAAGGAATGCGCTATAGTCTTTTTCAACCTCGGCGGTGAAGGTCGCTGGGTCAATTTCATTAGCAAATAACTTTTGAAGCTGGGAAACAATCGTGTCATAGAACGTCGGAGTTGCCCAGTCAATATAATGACCTACACCATTATCCTGGTTGATGCGGTTCCAGGCTAGCACCGTGTCGGTAAAGAGCGAGCCCACTTCCAAAGTGAAATCAGCTGGAAGGGGCATGGCAGGAACATAACTGATCCCTACCCATAATTGGGCCGCCCGTGGGCTGATCATCCAATCCAGGTATTCAGCAGCCAAGTCAGGGTTGGCAGTGCTTTTGCGAATAGCAAATGGAATGCCAACACCACCGACTGCCAGCTGTTTGGCATCTGCAGTTTTTTGTGGTAGCAGAAAGAAGCCAAATTCCTGATCAGTATCCACGAGTAGCTCTGGTGCCAACCAAGAGCCTGTAATGGTCATGGCTCCCTGACCTGATTTGAAAAGCTTATTCACGTCATCATAACCAATTCCCATGAATCCATCGGTGAAATAACCAGCATCCACCCACTCCTGTATGATCTTGGCGGCTTCCTGGTTTTCCGGGGTATCAAAGCTGACATTATTGACACCATAAACAAAATTATCCAGATATTCACCGGTTACCAGCGTGTCCGCTACTGCACTGAATTCGTGGATCCCAGGCCAACCATCCAGTAATCCGAAAGCGATAGGTGTTTCACCTGCGGTCTTGATGTCTGCTAGCAGCTGGGTGAATTCATCAAAAGTAGTGGGGATATCCCATCCATATTTGCTGAACATGTTTTTATTGTAATAGACACCCACCACTTCAGCGGTGGGGCTCACCCCATAAAGATTACCGCTTCCAAATGTCTTCCCATCTTCGGAGAAACTGTTGCGATTATTCACCGAGGATGAGAAGCGTTCGCTCCAGTTATACTGGGTGGCATAATTATTTAAAGGCAGCAATAGACCTGCCTCAACAAAAGCTCCCATATCTGGACGACCCTGGTTCACCTGGGCAACATCAGGACCATCAGCCTCACCAAGAGCTAGTTTAAGAGTTGCTTTCAGGTCATCCATGGTCTTGACTACCCGTTCAATCTTGACTCCCGGGTGGGCTGCCTCGAACTCAGCATTCAACGTGTCCATCACCTGGGTCTCGACATCCCGGTAGAACTGATCCCAGACAATCAATGTAACCGTCTCGGGAGCAGTTGTTAAGGTCACGTCAGGGGCTGTGGTTGCGGGCGCTTCTGTAACCGGAGTTTGTGTGGCTGCCGGTGCACAGGCTGTCAAAACCATAGCTGCCAGCACCATGAAAGAAATGAATTTCCAAATATTTTTCATCTGATCTCTCCTCATATGTAAATACTTTTAATGATATTTTGAACTGCCTTAAAAGTATATCATAAGGGTGTTAAGCGATTTACTTTCTGCTTGAATACCAATGCGGCTCAAATTTTTCCCTGCTCGTTTAAAAACGGGATTCAGAGGTGGTTGAGACCATAAGTAAACATGGGGGTATCAATAATTGAACTTCGCTTCGCTCGATACGCTCGGTGTCGATGACTATTTAGGGCATCGCCTGGGCAGATGGGGAGTGGAGATAGGTTCCCATGCAGCTTTGCATAAAGAAGGCGCCCCCGCCGGGGCCACCCCTGGTTTTGGATCCGGGCTTTGCCCGAACTGCCGTGATTTTCAGCGGATCGAACTTCTCAATCAAATACCGATCGGTACTACGCACAACCGTCTGATCCGAAGTTCATGCGGGATAGCCTTCTTGAGGGCAACGTATCACTGGCGATTCTCAAAGTGAATCCCAATCCCGTCATCGATGATGAGAGTCGTTAAACTATAGATTTCTCGGATATAAATTTATCGAGACAAGTAATAATAGCTCATGAGTTTATCAGATATCTTTCATATAAGATCTTAGCTAGATCATAGTTTATTCGCTAGTGGAGTTGGTGTATTTTGTTGATATGGGAGGATTCGTAATGTGGTATATCGTATCGAGCACGACAATACCTGAACTAAGTCATGGTTTTATAGAATTGTCATGTGACTATATGAACGGACATCAACTTATAATATTAAGGTTGTAATAGCCAGTTTATGCCAAGTCCATAGCCAATATCTACATCAATGTTCCTAGATAGCATTATACGTATATCAGATGGAAATTGATAAATATTCATCAGTTCGCCTGTTTCGTTATTTATAATCGCGATTTGTAGTATAGATGACAAATTGAAATCAAATTTTGAAGCATATTCTTGGTAGTTGCTCTGAAAATCTGTTGACATTCCAGATTCCTGCCATATATTTTGTGCTATTTCTCTACCTCCATCGGTGTAAATCACAGTGATAAGACTGCTACGGTCAGGTGACCACCCGAGCAGCCAAAGCAACGAGGTACCCAGGTTTTTCTGCGATAAATCGTCTATATTGAATAAAAATGCATCATCTGGTCCCCAACCTTGGAAGCCTTGAATTAATAGCCATTTCCCGTCTGGGGATATTGTCGTATGATGACCACTCCACCCCCAAGGCGTAGTACAGATTGAATGAGGAGTTGTTGTTCCTTTGAGGTAAATATAATAAAAATGACCACAATCATTATTATGAAAGTCGGGATTGCTCATATAGGCACCAATTTCAGGGATATACCAGATGCCCCACCTGTGCTCAACATATACGGGTTGCTCCAAAACTTTTTTTGATTTAGTGAGCGGGTCATATCTTATGATTTGATCATCCTGATAGAATAATTCATTTCCCTCTGGTGACCAGCCCAAAAGACTCCGAATTTGAGAAATATCCGCTAGCTTAATCACATTTCCGTCTGAAGTATCTGCTATAAAAACAGCCCCTTGACAACCATTCCTGCACGCTGCTAATTCATAAGCAACTAGTGGTCCGTCATAAGAAGACCACATTATTTGTGTGACAGCTGAACCGTCTGGGATCGCCTGTAAGACGGTAATCTCCCCAGAACTTACATCCAATAACCTGACTTCGTCTGCCTGACTGGCACCTGTGCTGAATAAAATCTTGCTCCCGTCAGGCGACCAGGCGATCGAAATTCCTCCGCCTCCTATCCAGTCAAAAGGGCTTTGCCACTCCAGTGATGGTCCTTGCTCATATGAAATTGGAACAACAGCTGTGTATTCATTTGTGTCCAAATTTCCTAAATAAAGCGAATAGTTCCCTTGGTCATCCATACCAATAAAAGCGATTTGCAGATTTCCACCTCCAATCGGAGTTGCTGTTGGAGTGTGTGTATCTGTCGAGGTAGGTGTGAAAGCTCGTGTCGGTGTAACAGTGGAAGTCGGTGTTATTGTAGTAGTTGCAGTTGGCGAGATAGTCGCAGTCCATAACGCCGCGATTATATTCTCAGCAGTCGCAGTTGGTGATGCAATATTGCATGACACAAGTAAGATACATATGATCGAGGTAAATAGATATATCCTACGCATTCACCCCTCCCTATTATATGGGAATCCCCCCAAACATTTGTCTAAACAATACTATAGCACTTTTGTGGGTTAATATCAATAACTTGGGGAAAGTAATATTTATCATGCTGATTATCATCTGCATATGAAACTGGCCTCCAGGGCGATTTGGAGACCGGGCTATTTTTTTCACCAGGAATAATCCTGGGAGCATTCTGATTGTGCTTTAATTGTGCTTTAATTCGGTCTTCTGGGAAAAAAATTCTGGAATCAGCTCAATTTTATCGAGTAAAATTGGCGCCCCCAGCGGGGCTACCTGTCGTGTTCTTCGACGGATCGAACCCACAACCGTCTGATCCGAAGAAGGATGCTCTACCTATTGGGTAGAAATTAATGTTGGGTTTCGGTCGGAAGAGTGCCCCTATCTACCCAGCCTACAATGGACTGGAGCGGGGAAGATGGATTACTGTCAGCTTCAGCGAGATGGCATATGGAACTTCAGCTTTATACGAATACGAATCGGTGGTATGGCGCAATATTCGGCGGGCCATAGCTGGCATAGAGCGCTGGCTCGTTCCCGAGAACCATGATCGTCGAGGCAAAGGTGAACATTCCTAATTTGGTAAATAACTCGTCTGCGCCTTTAGAACCACAGATTGGGTGCTCTTTTGAATCCTTAGAGGTCAGGATCTCTTTGATTTGCTCCAAGCGCATGCCCTGGGATGAATGGACCAGTTGTTGCTCCATGCTCTGGTAACGTGTGGTGCT
This is a stretch of genomic DNA from Anaerolineales bacterium. It encodes these proteins:
- a CDS encoding ABC transporter substrate-binding protein; translated protein: MWKFISFMVLAAMVLTACAPAATQTPVTEAPATTAPDVTLTTAPETVTLIVWDQFYRDVETQVMDTLNAEFEAAHPGVKIERVVKTMDDLKATLKLALGEADGPDVAQVNQGRPDMGAFVEAGLLLPLNNYATQYNWSERFSSSVNNRNSFSEDGKTFGSGNLYGVSPTAEVVGVYYNKNMFSKYGWDIPTTFDEFTQLLADIKTAGETPIAFGLLDGWPGIHEFSAVADTLVTGEYLDNFVYGVNNVSFDTPENQEAAKIIQEWVDAGYFTDGFMGIGYDDVNKLFKSGQGAMTITGSWLAPELLVDTDQEFGFFLLPQKTADAKQLAVGGVGIPFAIRKSTANPDLAAEYLDWMISPRAAQLWVGISYVPAMPLPADFTLEVGSLFTDTVLAWNRINQDNGVGHYIDWATPTFYDTIVSQLQKLFANEIDPATFTAEVEKDYSAFLSGQ
- a CDS encoding sugar ABC transporter permease produces the protein MILKPRQLRLIPNYVLLSIFLLIILLPIIGIVLSAFKTDSEIIKGPFSLPAQFRLDSFVDAWTAGHFNMYFRSSVIVSTVVVTVSVFLSILIGFAFGLLRFPLQRLLYIVLLIGFMVPFEAVVIPLYHAMHRLGLTDTYWALILPQIGQSISFGTLWMTSFFRSAPQELIDASALDGCSRWQSLWKVLFPIAKPAVLTLLVLFFMWTWNEFLLALVMVQDESLRTLPVGLAFFQGRYTSNIPLMAAGSIIVAGPIVLVYIVFQRYFIKGLLGGAVKG
- a CDS encoding glycogen debranching protein; translated protein: MHTKLIAEARNRAVEVLLKCADRSGFRASGNSIGYPQVWGRDSAIIFLGALASGEEELIAAGRHSLDTLSAYQSPHGLIPLNVNPDTGYVSSENAGACDTNLWYILGRYMDFCFTHDKKVLRESWSSIEQALLWLQYQDMNECGLLEIPEAGNWMDLLDVRYNTLYDNVLYYAATLAYEDMSRQISSDGFFQGNCISAECIHERINLLMWIDRCWVASHFAEHLEKLKAIRLEWFMLYHNIGTISSRPYYLPWVAFRDYGDWCDGLANLLAILTGIADGNRSNHILRYMLQVGMADPYPTKAIHPPIYPGEPHWREYYRSRNLNLPHQYHNGGIWPMIGGFHVAALVRCGWQSDAEQHLDSLTNCVKQGNQGSWGFNEWMHGSSGRPMGYEQQGWSAALYLLAESTVRTGKIILFDNLLALKPASAVAAEQNEIVDKIGGGPE
- a CDS encoding sugar ABC transporter permease, translated to MNNRNPWPGESKFLGWLYLFPGLVIYVLFILYPIVETFRLSFFEWDGFSSNRLFIGLQNYAEIFQRGQFLSALVHNLIFIIFYCFIPIFIGLVLASLLGRRALPGMAFYRAGLFLPQVLSMVVVGVVWRWIFNPAFGPLNILLKTIGLKAWALPWLGDSTWALPAIGLIGSWVQYGFCMVLFLAGMQRIPLEFYEAAELDGANEVQQLIYISIPSLRPEMGVALITTVIAALRVFDLVFVTTRGGPGDATLVTSFLVYRAAFQQNRIGYAAAVATIMTCVILLISYGITRFQAKAET